A part of Brachybacterium faecium DSM 4810 genomic DNA contains:
- a CDS encoding metalloendopeptidase-like membrane protein (PFAM: Peptidase family M23), with protein MSAPSVPCPSVRSLPALLMCCMALAALLALPASAHAGEARWQWPVPAPHPVLRAFEEPEHPYGPGHRGIDIGVTGEGAQVRAVEAGTVRFSGTVAGRGVVSVTHADGLLSTYEPVSGTVEVGTAVLAGEVLGTLEQRSELAHCAEETCLHLGARRGKDYLDPQLLLGLRGPSVLLPWDGPGERAPRTGAARPGPSAPGEAVRAPAPGAAAGSAAPEASALPRSHPMRPGRGALIALVG; from the coding sequence ATGTCCGCTCCCTCCGTCCCGTGCCCGTCGGTGCGCTCGCTGCCGGCCCTGCTCATGTGCTGCATGGCGCTGGCGGCGCTGCTCGCGCTGCCGGCGAGCGCGCACGCCGGTGAGGCGCGCTGGCAGTGGCCGGTGCCGGCCCCGCATCCCGTGCTGCGCGCGTTCGAGGAGCCCGAGCACCCGTACGGCCCGGGCCATCGCGGGATCGACATCGGCGTGACGGGCGAGGGGGCGCAGGTCCGGGCGGTGGAGGCGGGCACGGTGCGGTTCAGCGGGACGGTGGCCGGCCGGGGCGTGGTCTCGGTGACGCACGCGGACGGGCTGCTCTCCACCTATGAGCCGGTCAGCGGGACCGTGGAGGTGGGCACCGCAGTGCTGGCCGGCGAGGTGCTGGGCACGCTCGAGCAGCGCTCCGAGCTCGCGCACTGCGCGGAGGAGACATGTCTGCATCTGGGCGCCCGCCGGGGAAAGGACTATCTGGATCCGCAGCTGCTGCTGGGGCTGCGGGGGCCGAGCGTCCTGCTGCCCTGGGACGGACCGGGTGAGAGGGCGCCCCGCACGGGAGCGGCCCGTCCGGGGCCGTCTGCCCCCGGGGAGGCGGTGCGGGCCCCGGCACCGGGAGCGGCTGCGGGATCTGCTGCGCCGGAGGCGTCCGCGCTCCCCCGGTCGCACCCGATGCGACCCGGCCGCGGAGCCCTGATCGCTCTCGTCGGGTGA
- a CDS encoding SSU ribosomal protein S2P (PFAM: Ribosomal protein S2~TIGRFAM: ribosomal protein S2, bacterial type) has protein sequence MAVVTMRQLLESGVHFGHQTRRWNPKVRRFIFTERNGIYIVDLMQTLTYIDKAYDFVKQTVAHGGTILFVGTKKQAQESVQEQATRVGMPYVNQRWLGGMLTNLQTVSARVNRLKELEQIDFEDVASSGRTKKELLMMRREKDKLEKTLGGIRDMGKAPSALWVVDTNKEHLAVDEAQKLNIPVVAILDTNCDPDEISYPIPGNDDAIRSVTLLTRVIADAVAAGLQERHAKSTGGEKNVSAVDAEPLAEWEQELLKQSEVQQQDAPAEQSVAAETAEAAEETPGVAAEAPAQGAENAPAADAAAEAVAEEKSATDGE, from the coding sequence ATGGCAGTCGTCACCATGCGCCAGCTCCTGGAGAGCGGCGTCCACTTCGGTCACCAGACCCGTCGCTGGAACCCGAAGGTCCGTCGCTTCATCTTCACGGAGCGCAACGGCATCTACATCGTCGACCTCATGCAGACCCTGACGTACATCGACAAGGCGTACGACTTCGTCAAGCAGACCGTCGCCCACGGCGGCACCATCCTGTTCGTCGGCACCAAGAAGCAGGCGCAGGAGTCCGTCCAGGAGCAGGCCACCCGCGTGGGCATGCCCTACGTGAACCAGCGCTGGCTGGGCGGCATGCTCACCAACCTGCAGACGGTCTCCGCCCGCGTGAACCGCCTCAAGGAGCTCGAGCAGATCGACTTCGAGGATGTGGCCTCCTCCGGCCGCACCAAGAAGGAGCTGCTGATGATGCGCCGCGAGAAGGACAAGCTCGAGAAGACCCTCGGCGGCATCCGCGACATGGGCAAGGCGCCCTCGGCCCTGTGGGTCGTGGACACCAACAAGGAGCACCTGGCCGTCGACGAGGCGCAGAAGCTCAACATCCCCGTCGTCGCGATCCTGGACACCAACTGCGATCCCGACGAGATCAGCTACCCGATCCCGGGCAACGACGACGCGATCCGCTCCGTCACCCTGCTGACCCGCGTGATCGCCGATGCCGTGGCGGCCGGTCTGCAGGAGCGCCACGCCAAGAGCACCGGCGGGGAGAAGAACGTCTCCGCCGTCGACGCCGAGCCGCTGGCCGAGTGGGAGCAGGAGCTGCTCAAGCAGTCCGAGGTCCAGCAGCAGGACGCCCCGGCCGAGCAGTCCGTGGCCGCGGAGACCGCTGAGGCGGCCGAGGAGACCCCCGGCGTCGCCGCCGAGGCCCCGGCCCAGGGCGCGGAGAACGCCCCCGCGGCCGATGCCGCCGCCGAGGCAGTCGCCGAGGAGAAGTCCGCGACCGACGGCGAGTGA
- a CDS encoding translation elongation factor Ts (EF-Ts) (PFAM: Elongation factor TS; UBA/TS-N domain~TIGRFAM: translation elongation factor Ts), with the protein MAKYTAADIKEIRETTGAGMLDVKKALDDADGDKAKAVELIRVKGLKGIAKREGRTASEGLIAVDIRDSEGGQTGTLVELNSETDFVAKNDKFVALGDEAVAAAVESGANEPEDLADTPFGEALTNAGATMGEKILVRRIGRVSGEVVSEYMHRTNKDLPPQVGVLVATDKAGAEVARDVAMHIAAFTPTYLSREDVPEETVAEERRIAEETAKNEGKPEKALPKIVEGRLNGFFKENCLLDQAFAKDAKKSVGQVVEEAGGTVTGYLRFRVGS; encoded by the coding sequence ATGGCGAAGTACACGGCAGCAGACATCAAGGAGATCCGCGAGACCACCGGCGCCGGCATGCTCGACGTCAAGAAGGCGCTCGACGACGCCGACGGTGACAAGGCCAAGGCCGTGGAGCTCATCCGCGTCAAGGGCCTCAAGGGCATCGCCAAGCGCGAGGGCCGCACCGCCTCCGAGGGCCTCATCGCCGTCGACATCCGCGACAGCGAGGGCGGCCAGACCGGCACCCTCGTCGAGCTCAACTCCGAGACCGACTTCGTGGCCAAGAACGACAAGTTCGTCGCCCTCGGCGACGAGGCCGTCGCGGCCGCCGTCGAGTCCGGCGCGAACGAGCCCGAGGACCTCGCCGACACCCCGTTCGGCGAGGCGCTGACCAACGCCGGCGCCACCATGGGCGAGAAGATCCTGGTGCGCCGCATCGGCCGCGTCTCCGGCGAGGTCGTCTCCGAGTACATGCACCGCACCAACAAGGACCTGCCCCCGCAGGTCGGCGTGCTGGTCGCCACCGACAAGGCCGGCGCCGAGGTCGCGCGCGACGTCGCGATGCACATCGCCGCGTTCACCCCGACCTACCTCTCGCGCGAGGACGTCCCCGAGGAGACCGTCGCCGAGGAGCGTCGGATCGCCGAGGAGACCGCGAAGAACGAGGGCAAGCCCGAGAAGGCTCTGCCGAAGATCGTCGAGGGCCGCCTGAACGGCTTCTTCAAGGAGAACTGCCTCCTGGATCAGGCGTTCGCCAAGGACGCCAAGAAGTCCGTCGGCCAGGTCGTCGAGGAGGCCGGCGGCACCGTCACCGGTTACCTCCGCTTCCGCGTCGGCAGCTGA
- a CDS encoding uridylate kinase (PFAM: Amino acid kinase family~TIGRFAM: uridylate kinase), with product MTQTFTSPIPVLPRPEDGRRVLLKLSGESFGGGAVGVDPDVVSRIAGEIAEGVAQGVECAIVVGGGNFFRGAELSQRGMDRRRADYMGMLGTVMNCLALQDFLEQRGVSTRVQTAIEMGQVAEPYIPLRAVRHLEKGRVVIFGAGAGMPYFSTDTVAVQRALEIGCQEVLMAKNGVDGVYDADPRTNPDARKLEHVTYDDALKRGLKVVDSTAFSLCMDNAQPMMVFGLDRPGNITRAMRGDRIGTVVTR from the coding sequence ATGACCCAGACGTTCACCTCACCGATCCCTGTTCTGCCGAGACCCGAGGACGGGCGTCGAGTCCTGCTGAAGCTCTCGGGCGAGTCCTTCGGCGGAGGAGCCGTCGGCGTCGACCCCGATGTCGTCTCCCGCATCGCCGGCGAGATCGCCGAGGGCGTGGCCCAGGGCGTCGAGTGCGCGATCGTCGTCGGCGGAGGCAACTTCTTCCGCGGCGCGGAGCTCTCCCAGCGCGGCATGGACCGCCGCCGCGCCGACTACATGGGCATGCTCGGCACGGTCATGAACTGCCTCGCCCTGCAGGACTTCCTCGAGCAGCGCGGCGTCTCCACCCGCGTGCAGACCGCCATCGAGATGGGTCAGGTCGCCGAGCCGTACATCCCCCTGCGCGCCGTGCGGCACCTCGAGAAGGGCCGCGTCGTCATCTTCGGCGCGGGCGCGGGCATGCCCTACTTCTCCACCGACACCGTCGCCGTGCAGCGCGCCCTGGAGATCGGCTGCCAGGAGGTTCTGATGGCCAAGAACGGCGTCGACGGGGTCTACGACGCCGATCCGCGCACCAACCCCGACGCGCGCAAGCTCGAGCACGTCACCTACGACGACGCCCTCAAGCGCGGCCTGAAGGTCGTGGACTCCACCGCCTTCAGCCTCTGCATGGACAACGCCCAGCCGATGATGGTGTTCGGCCTGGACCGCCCCGGCAACATCACCCGCGCCATGCGCGGCGACCGCATCGGCACGGTCGTCACCCGCTGA
- a CDS encoding ribosome recycling factor (PFAM: Ribosome recycling factor~TIGRFAM: ribosome recycling factor), whose protein sequence is MSDDIPSILKDAEAKMKKSVEVTKDEFTAIRTGRANAAMLQGITVEYYGAPTPLNQLSSLQFPEARTIIVTPYDKSAMSGIETALRDSDLGVNPTNNGDNLRVVLPALTEERRKDYVKLARTKAEDGRVAVRGSRGNAKKAIEKLVKDKEIGEDEGTRAEKELEALTKKYNDQIDEALGLKETELETV, encoded by the coding sequence GTGAGTGACGACATCCCGAGCATCCTGAAGGACGCCGAGGCCAAGATGAAGAAGTCCGTGGAGGTCACCAAGGACGAGTTCACCGCGATCCGCACCGGCCGCGCGAACGCCGCGATGCTCCAGGGCATCACCGTCGAGTACTACGGTGCCCCCACGCCGCTGAACCAGCTGTCCTCCCTCCAGTTCCCCGAGGCGCGCACCATCATCGTCACCCCCTACGACAAGTCCGCGATGTCCGGCATCGAGACCGCGCTGCGCGACTCGGACCTGGGCGTGAACCCCACCAACAACGGCGACAACCTGCGCGTGGTGCTGCCCGCCCTCACCGAGGAGCGCCGCAAGGACTACGTGAAGCTCGCGCGCACCAAGGCCGAGGACGGCCGCGTCGCCGTGCGCGGCTCTCGCGGCAACGCGAAGAAGGCGATCGAGAAGCTGGTCAAGGACAAGGAGATCGGCGAGGACGAGGGCACCCGGGCGGAGAAGGAGCTCGAGGCGCTCACCAAGAAGTACAACGATCAGATCGACGAGGCGCTCGGCCTCAAGGAGACCGAGCTCGAGACGGTCTGA
- a CDS encoding CDP-diglyceride synthetase (PFAM: Cytidylyltransferase family), whose product MSTDPAESDTTTASSTLEAVVAAPEPPEEHAKRRGAGRNLPAAIAVGAALLILLVGAVFVVPQAFPVVAAIAMSLAVLELTRALAHGGLQLPAVPLLVGVIGMVVSTVVFGAEGLLVATAAAVCVLILWRVSESMGLSALRDVAGGVFALAWVPFLGCFLLLLFAREDGAMLVLLAVLGPVGNDIGGYVAGVLFGTHPMAPRISPKKSWEGFAGSLLLGTAAVTAVGTLALDLPWPVAVAIGGVLVLVSTGGDLSQSLLKRDLGIKDMGHLLPGHGGVLDRIDSILLAAPTTYIMLEVLLP is encoded by the coding sequence ATGAGCACCGACCCCGCCGAGTCCGACACGACGACCGCCTCGAGCACGCTCGAGGCGGTCGTCGCCGCGCCTGAACCCCCGGAGGAGCACGCCAAGCGACGCGGCGCGGGGCGCAACCTCCCCGCCGCGATCGCCGTCGGCGCCGCCCTGCTGATCCTCCTGGTCGGGGCCGTGTTCGTCGTGCCGCAGGCCTTCCCGGTGGTGGCCGCGATCGCGATGTCCCTGGCCGTCCTCGAGCTGACCCGCGCCCTCGCCCACGGGGGTCTGCAGCTGCCGGCGGTGCCGCTGCTGGTGGGCGTGATCGGGATGGTCGTCTCCACCGTCGTGTTCGGGGCGGAGGGGCTGCTGGTCGCCACCGCCGCGGCCGTGTGCGTGCTCATCCTGTGGCGGGTCAGCGAATCGATGGGCCTCAGCGCGCTGCGCGACGTCGCCGGGGGAGTGTTCGCCCTGGCCTGGGTGCCGTTCCTCGGCTGCTTCCTGCTGCTGCTTTTCGCCCGCGAGGACGGCGCGATGCTCGTGCTGCTGGCCGTGCTCGGGCCGGTCGGCAACGACATCGGCGGGTACGTGGCCGGGGTGCTGTTCGGCACGCACCCGATGGCGCCGCGGATCAGTCCGAAGAAGAGCTGGGAGGGGTTCGCCGGATCCCTGCTGCTGGGCACCGCCGCCGTCACCGCGGTGGGCACCCTCGCGCTCGACCTGCCCTGGCCGGTCGCCGTCGCGATCGGCGGGGTGCTCGTGCTCGTCTCCACCGGCGGCGACCTCTCCCAGTCGCTGCTCAAACGCGACCTGGGCATCAAGGACATGGGGCATCTGCTGCCCGGCCACGGGGGAGTGCTGGACCGGATCGACTCGATCCTGCTGGCCGCCCCCACCACCTACATCATGCTGGAGGTACTGCTGCCATGA
- a CDS encoding radical SAM enzyme, Cfr family (PFAM: Radical SAM superfamily~TIGRFAM: radical SAM enzyme, Cfr family) — MNAPEDPKGRPAPTPVALSTTPDLSREAVPGQKVALAPGQLQMRPSRRGKPPVHLADLSLTERVAAVEEMGLPGFRAKQLSVHYFEHFTTAAEDLTDLPRDRRDELVERFFPPLLTQVSRQSADHGATQKFLWQLFDGPMVESVLMRYSDRNTLCISSEAGCGMNCPFCATGQMGLTRNLSAAEILEQVRIANRMLAREELPGGPGRVNNIVFMGMGEPLANYRPVATVCKRLNAPAPEGFGMGARHITVSTVGLAPAVRKLTAEKIPVTLAVSLHAPDDALRDELVPINTRFDVDEILDAAWEYFEATGRRVSIEYALIRDINDQQHRAQLLAERLIAKGGAHWVHVNPIPLNPVKGSKWTASDPQVEKTFVETLRDNGISATIRDTRGSDIDGACGQLAAEVIETDTHREDREARVARVEAIAAATD; from the coding sequence ATGAACGCCCCCGAGGATCCGAAGGGACGCCCCGCCCCGACCCCGGTCGCGCTGTCGACCACGCCCGACCTCTCCCGCGAGGCGGTGCCCGGGCAGAAGGTCGCCCTGGCCCCCGGCCAGCTGCAGATGCGGCCCTCCCGCCGCGGGAAGCCGCCCGTGCACCTCGCGGACCTCTCGCTCACCGAGCGGGTCGCCGCCGTCGAGGAGATGGGCCTGCCGGGCTTCCGCGCCAAGCAGCTGTCGGTCCACTACTTCGAGCACTTCACCACCGCTGCGGAGGACCTCACGGACCTTCCCCGCGACCGTCGCGACGAGCTCGTCGAACGCTTCTTCCCGCCGCTGCTGACCCAGGTGTCCCGCCAGTCCGCCGATCACGGCGCCACCCAGAAGTTCCTCTGGCAGCTGTTCGACGGCCCGATGGTCGAGTCGGTGCTCATGCGCTACAGCGACCGCAACACGCTGTGCATCTCCTCCGAGGCGGGCTGCGGCATGAACTGCCCCTTCTGCGCCACGGGCCAGATGGGCCTGACCCGCAACCTCTCCGCCGCGGAGATCCTCGAACAGGTGCGCATCGCCAACCGGATGCTCGCCCGCGAGGAGCTGCCCGGCGGGCCCGGCCGCGTGAACAACATCGTGTTCATGGGGATGGGGGAGCCGCTGGCGAACTACCGCCCCGTGGCCACCGTCTGCAAGCGCCTGAACGCTCCCGCGCCGGAGGGCTTCGGGATGGGCGCCCGCCACATCACCGTCTCCACCGTGGGCCTGGCCCCGGCGGTGCGCAAGCTCACCGCCGAGAAGATCCCGGTCACCCTCGCAGTCTCGCTGCACGCGCCCGACGACGCCCTGCGCGACGAGCTGGTCCCCATCAACACGCGCTTCGACGTGGACGAGATCCTCGACGCGGCCTGGGAGTACTTCGAGGCCACCGGTCGCCGGGTGAGCATCGAGTACGCGCTGATCCGCGACATCAACGACCAGCAGCACCGGGCGCAGCTGCTCGCCGAGCGCCTGATCGCCAAGGGCGGCGCCCACTGGGTGCACGTCAACCCGATCCCCCTCAACCCGGTCAAGGGCTCGAAGTGGACCGCCTCGGACCCGCAGGTGGAGAAGACCTTCGTGGAGACCCTGCGGGACAACGGCATCTCCGCGACGATCCGCGACACCCGCGGCTCCGACATCGACGGCGCCTGCGGCCAGCTCGCCGCCGAGGTCATCGAGACCGACACCCACCGCGAGGACCGCGAAGCGAGGGTCGCGCGCGTCGAGGCGATCGCCGCCGCGACGGACTGA
- a CDS encoding 1-deoxy-D-xylulose 5-phosphate reductoisomerase (PFAM: 1-deoxy-D-xylulose 5-phosphate reductoisomerase C-terminal; 1-deoxy-D-xylulose 5-phosphate reductoisomerase~TIGRFAM: 1-deoxy-D-xylulose 5-phosphate reductoisomerase), which translates to MTGTVDRRLVLLGATGSIGAQALDVLTRYPQLARLHGLAVGGSRPELVAAQVLAHRPEHLVVSDPERAEAVEAAVHAACRDAAQAPPRLETGQDAVIALAGALGEGDVVLNAITGSVGLLPTLAALASGARLALANKESLVVGGHLVTDAAAPGQILPVDSEHTAIAQALAGVRHEHIEHLVVTASGGPFRGRSREQLAAVTPEQALAHPTWSMGRVITTNSATLVNKALEVIEACFQFDLPEERVEVVVHPQSIVHSMVTLVDGSTIAQASPPDMRHAIGWALAHPEKLPGLAAALDFRTAQSWTFEPVDEETFDAIALARAAHREGGGAMAVYNAVNEEAVDAFFTGDLDFLGITGLIRAVLEHPGRPRAERAGGVEALLAVEAWARSAAQALLTAPER; encoded by the coding sequence GTGACCGGGACCGTCGACCGTCGGCTCGTCCTGCTGGGCGCGACCGGCTCCATCGGCGCCCAGGCGCTGGACGTCCTCACCCGCTACCCGCAGCTCGCCCGCCTGCACGGGCTCGCCGTCGGCGGCTCCCGGCCCGAGCTCGTCGCCGCGCAGGTCCTCGCCCACCGCCCCGAGCACCTGGTCGTCTCCGACCCGGAGCGTGCCGAGGCCGTCGAGGCCGCCGTGCACGCCGCCTGCCGGGACGCCGCCCAGGCCCCGCCCCGCCTCGAGACGGGCCAGGACGCCGTCATCGCCCTGGCCGGCGCGCTCGGCGAGGGCGACGTGGTCCTCAACGCGATCACCGGCTCCGTCGGCCTGCTGCCCACCCTCGCCGCCCTCGCCTCCGGGGCGCGCCTCGCGCTGGCGAACAAGGAGTCCCTCGTCGTCGGCGGGCACCTGGTCACCGACGCCGCCGCGCCGGGGCAGATCCTCCCCGTGGACTCCGAGCACACCGCGATCGCACAGGCCCTGGCCGGGGTGCGCCACGAGCACATCGAGCACCTGGTCGTCACCGCCTCCGGCGGCCCGTTCCGCGGCCGCAGCCGGGAGCAGCTGGCCGCCGTCACGCCCGAGCAGGCGCTCGCCCACCCCACCTGGTCGATGGGCCGGGTGATCACCACGAACTCCGCGACCCTGGTCAACAAGGCGCTCGAGGTGATCGAGGCCTGCTTCCAGTTCGACCTGCCCGAGGAGCGGGTGGAAGTGGTGGTCCACCCCCAGTCGATCGTGCACTCGATGGTCACGCTGGTGGACGGCTCCACCATCGCGCAGGCCAGCCCGCCGGACATGCGCCACGCCATCGGCTGGGCGCTGGCCCATCCGGAGAAGCTGCCCGGGCTGGCCGCGGCGCTGGACTTCCGCACCGCCCAGTCCTGGACCTTCGAACCGGTGGACGAGGAGACCTTCGACGCGATCGCCCTCGCGCGCGCCGCCCATCGCGAGGGCGGGGGAGCGATGGCCGTGTACAACGCCGTGAACGAGGAGGCCGTGGACGCGTTCTTCACCGGCGACCTCGACTTCCTCGGCATCACCGGGCTGATCCGGGCCGTGCTCGAGCACCCCGGGCGACCGCGCGCCGAGCGCGCCGGCGGGGTCGAGGCCCTGCTGGCCGTCGAGGCGTGGGCGCGCAGCGCGGCGCAGGCGCTGCTCACCGCGCCGGAGCGCTGA
- a CDS encoding predicted membrane-associated Zn-dependent protease (PFAM: Peptidase family M50~TIGRFAM: RIP metalloprotease RseP), with protein MLLFGLGIAVVGLGLALSIALHELGHLVPAKLFGVRVTQYMIGFGPTLLSRTRGETEYGLKAIPLGGYIRMIGMYPPHKGEPEGTIREDSTGLLQQITELSDEAKAYESAQYGPEDAHRTFVALSVPKKLVVMLGGPAMNLLISVVLMLVLVSGIGLPAITPTVQSVSECVVPADAPADVSCVGRPPAPALAAGIRPGDTLREIDGHRIQRWQDVTTAVREAGDRAVDVVVERDGEELELQATMVVDDRPVLDEDGAAVHDAAGDLVTEQVGFLGVAGTPDLEPQSPAAVPEMAWTAFTGTGRLVLTLPVRLWEVGQAAFGSAERDPDGPLGVVGVSRLAGEVASAEQPGFELREKTGTMVSMLASLNMALFVFNLVPLLPLDGGHVAGALLEGARRSLARLRGRPDPGPVDMSRMLPVTNAVALVLLVMTVLLLYADIVKPITLFP; from the coding sequence GTGCTGCTGTTCGGGCTCGGCATCGCGGTGGTCGGCCTGGGACTGGCCCTGTCGATCGCTCTGCACGAGCTGGGCCACCTGGTGCCCGCGAAGCTGTTCGGGGTGCGGGTCACCCAGTACATGATCGGCTTCGGCCCCACGCTGCTGTCCCGCACGCGGGGGGAGACCGAGTACGGCCTCAAGGCCATCCCGCTGGGCGGCTACATCCGCATGATCGGGATGTACCCGCCGCACAAGGGGGAGCCCGAGGGCACCATCCGGGAGGACTCCACCGGGCTGCTCCAGCAGATCACCGAGCTCTCCGACGAGGCGAAGGCCTACGAATCCGCGCAGTACGGGCCGGAGGACGCCCACCGCACCTTCGTCGCGCTGTCCGTGCCGAAGAAGCTCGTGGTGATGCTCGGCGGGCCCGCCATGAACCTGCTCATCTCCGTGGTGCTCATGCTCGTGCTGGTCAGCGGGATCGGCCTGCCGGCGATCACTCCGACGGTGCAGTCGGTCTCCGAGTGCGTGGTCCCCGCCGATGCCCCGGCCGACGTGAGCTGCGTGGGGCGCCCACCGGCTCCGGCGCTCGCGGCCGGGATCCGCCCCGGCGACACGCTGCGGGAGATCGACGGCCACCGGATCCAGCGCTGGCAGGACGTCACCACGGCCGTGCGCGAGGCCGGGGACCGCGCCGTCGACGTGGTCGTCGAGAGGGACGGCGAGGAGCTGGAGCTGCAGGCGACGATGGTGGTCGATGACCGGCCGGTCCTCGACGAGGACGGCGCCGCCGTCCACGACGCCGCAGGGGACCTGGTCACCGAGCAGGTCGGCTTCCTCGGCGTCGCCGGGACGCCGGATCTCGAGCCGCAGTCCCCGGCGGCGGTGCCGGAGATGGCGTGGACGGCCTTCACCGGGACGGGCCGGCTCGTGCTCACCCTGCCGGTGCGGCTGTGGGAGGTGGGGCAGGCCGCCTTCGGCAGCGCCGAGCGCGATCCCGACGGCCCGCTCGGCGTGGTCGGCGTCTCCCGCCTGGCGGGGGAGGTGGCCTCCGCCGAGCAGCCGGGCTTCGAGCTGCGGGAGAAGACCGGCACGATGGTCTCGATGCTCGCCTCGCTGAACATGGCGCTGTTCGTGTTCAACCTGGTGCCGCTGCTGCCGCTGGACGGCGGGCACGTCGCCGGGGCGCTGCTCGAGGGGGCCCGTCGCTCCCTGGCCCGCCTGCGCGGCCGTCCCGATCCGGGACCGGTGGACATGTCGCGGATGCTGCCGGTGACCAACGCGGTCGCCCTCGTGCTCCTGGTGATGACGGTGCTGCTGCTGTATGCCGACATCGTCAAACCCATCACGCTGTTCCCCTGA